In Rattus norvegicus strain BN/NHsdMcwi chromosome 1, GRCr8, whole genome shotgun sequence, a genomic segment contains:
- the Fgf3 gene encoding fibroblast growth factor 3 precursor — MGLIWLLLLSLLEPGWPATGPGTRLRRDAGGRGGVYEHLGGAPRRRKLYCATKYHLQLHPSGRVNGSLENSAYSILEITAVEVGVVAIKGLFSGRYLAMNKRGRLYASEHYNAECEFVERIHELGYNTYASRLYRTGPSGPGARRQPGAQRPWYVSVNGKGRPRRGFKTRRTQKSSLFLPRVLGHKDHEMVRLLQSGQPQAPGEGSQPRQRRQKKQSPGDHGKMEHLPTKATTSAQLDTGGLAMA, encoded by the exons ATGGGCCTGATCTGGCTTCTGCTGCTCAGCTTGCTGGAACCCGGCTGGCCAGCTACGGGGCCCGGGACGCGACTTCGACGCGATGCGGGCGGCCGTGGCGGCGTTTACGAGCACCTCGGCGGGGCGCCCCGGCGCCGCAAGCTCTACTGCGCTACCAAGTACCACCTCCAGCTTCACCCGAGCGGCCGCGTGAACGGCAGCCTTGAGAACAGCGCCTATA GCATCCTGGAGATTACTGCTGTGGAGGTGGGCGTGGTGGCCATCAAAGGGCTCTTTTCTGGGCGGTACCTGGCCATGAACAAGAGAGGACGGCTGTATGCTTCG GAGCACTACAACGCAGAGTGTGAGTTTGTGGAACGGATCCACGAGCTGGGTTACAATACATATGCTTCCCGCCTATACCGCACGGGGCCCAGTGGGCCAGGGGCTCGACGGCAGCCTGGTGCCCAGAGACCTTGGTACGTGTCTGTGAACGGCAAGGGTCGGCCACGCAGGGGCTTCAAGACCCGCCGCACACAGAAgtcttctctcttcctgcccCGAGTGCTGGGTCACAAGGACCATGAGATGGTACGGCTGCTGCAGAGTGGCCAGCCACAAGCCCCAGGAGAGGGCAGCCAACCCAGGCAGCGGAGGCAGAAGAAGCAGAGCCCAGGTGATCATGGCAAAATGGAGCATTTGCCAACCAAGGCCACTACAAGCGCCCAACTGGATACAGGGGGACTGGCTATGGCTTGA